Below is a genomic region from Fusarium oxysporum Fo47 chromosome VIII, complete sequence.
CAGGCTCGACTTGATACGGAAGAACCAATTCATCGACAAAGGGCGCGTTGGAAATGGCCCTTGCTTGCTGATCTGCGGCAGCGGTGATGTCTTCTTTGTTCGTCGTAAGCCACGTCTCGTactgttcaagatcaagaacacCATCACTGATCTGAACAAGCTCAGACCTCGCTGTTCCGTCCAGCGCCGCTTCAGTGACGGGATAAAACGAAATCCTGTCAAACCGCCGAAAGAACCAAGCCTCAGTGTCAACGAGGTCAGCATCCCAGATCTCAACTGTTCGTCCGACAAGCTGATACCCGCCAGGCGAATCCGTCGCGTAGATACACATATACTGGCCCCCGATACCAACAGCGCCGCGAGGCGTGAAAGAGCGCGAAGGATTGTACTTTGTTCCGAACAGGCGATGACGTGGATCCAAGGGGATTGCACATGGGGAGCCCATGAACACATCCCCTAGTCCAAGGACCACGAATTCTGCGGCACTCAAAACCTCGGTAAGATCAGGGATACCGTTGAGCTTTTGGAGGAAGTCGATGTTGCTGGGAAGCCAGGGTGCATTTGGACGAATTGTTGCTGTGTATCGCTCGATGGCGGCGCGGCTGATACTATCGTCGAACGCGATGGGAAGACGAACGCTTCTTGAGGGGACTTGCGAGGGGACTTTGTACGAGCGGATATGATCTGCTAAGCGTGATAGCATCAATTCTGGGGACAGGCCGCGAGTGTAGGTGACGTGGAGGCTGAAGACGCCTGGGGTGAGTTCCTCAACGCCAGGAATGGGTTTCTTCTCATGGTTCTCGCAGAATGCTGATATCTCGAAGTTGTGACGAAGATTGAAAGCGGAAGCATCACCGAACTCCAACAGAAATGCCCGGTCACCTGCTTGGAGGACAGTGACCCTTTGGCCGTCATGTTTGATGGTACCGATGGCGGCGGGAATTCTTCCCAACTTCTGTACCAGAGCTGCTTCATCAGACGGAATTCCCTCTAAAGCTTCAAGAGGTGAGAGAGTCTCAATGGCTTTATCAAGATCCCTTTCTAACCCAATCGCAGTCGCAACATCAACGGGATCGAAACGAATCGTATCCCCAGGCCGAACCTGTCCCATCTTCCACAGATCCGCAGAGCACACCACGCACAGCACCACGAATCCACCGAGACTCGGGCCATCGCACCCAAGAACGacagcttcatctccagTGAAGCTAACGCTACCTATTGAGTACGGAGCGTCATGGATATTGGAAGGATGTAAGCCGGCTTCACCGCCGCTTTTGCGAGACCATTCTGGTTGGGGGCCAGTGAGACGAACACCAAGGCGGTTACTGTTGTGATGAACCTTCCAGTTGCTGAGGTACAACGCCCTGACGCTTTGAGGGGTGAAGTAGTCTGGAGCTCCGTGAGGGCCGGGTATGACTCTGATGGTCCATGAGGCCTTGGGGTGAGTTGGCACAGGCACTGGCGATATAGCTTGTGCCTCACTGACGGAAGCATCTGCAGGACCGGCGGCTAGGATATCACGCGCCTGGAGCTTACGACCGCCAAAGCCTCCCAGCTTTCCAAGTTCGAAAGTCGCTCGACTGCCCATCACGACTGGGACTTCTATTCCTCCTCGAATAGCAAGATATACACGATGGCCATGCTCAATGACCCCAATGCTTAGTATCTGACCTGCTTCGACACCAATGGCTTGGTTCATTGAAACAGTCACATCGTCGATTGTAACTTGCGCAACACCACCAACGGCGGCAATCACAGCATCACAATGGAACTTCAAAGATGGGCCTCCCAGAGTACATTCCAACCCAGCGGCGTCTGAAGGGTTGCCCACGAGACGATTCGCCAGTCGAAAGGAGTAAGAATCCATCGGGCCCCCAGGAGGGATACCGATGTTCCAATATCCAGTACGGCCGGGGTATTCTTGAACCGTGGTCAAAGCCCCAGGCTGAAGGACTTCAAAAGAGGAGGAGTGGAACTGGAAGGAGTCCAAAGATTTCGTCGTGTAGTCGCCGGACTTGAACATGGGAGACGCTATAATCTGGCGAAGATATTCGAGATTGGTTTGTACGCCTTCGATACGAGTGGCTGCAAGGCCTTTGGCTAAGTTCTCGATAGCCTCTTCACGATCGGACCCCAAGGCGATGAGCTTGGCCACGAGGGGATCGAAAGCCGTCGTGATCTCAGTGCCGAGTTGAATCCAGGTATCTACTCGAAGGGAGGGGGGGAACTCAAGAGCAGTGATACGACCAGCGCAGGGGCGGAAAGACTGAAGGGGGCTCTCAGCGTATACGCGGACCTCAATCGAAGCACCAGACACTTTGAGCTCCGTATCGAAAAGGTGAGTTGCGTTTCCATCGGCAACATTGATCATACACTCCACAAGATCCAGGCCAGTTACTGACTCAGTCACAGGATGCTCAACTTGCAATCGAGTATTCACTTCCAGGAAGTAGAACTCCCTCGAATCGATATCATAGATGAACTCGACTGTGCCGACATTGCGATACTTGACCGACGAAGCGAGGCGAATTGCAGCCGCTCGCATTTCCGCCCGAATTGACTCAGGGACCAATATCGCGGGgctttcttcaacaaccttctGATGGCGCCGTTGTAGAGAGCAATCCCGTTCGCCAGCAGCAATTACACGACCTGTACCGTCTCCGAGGACTTGGACTTCAACGTGGCGAGCCCGTTGGATGAACCGTTCGATGAAAACGCCTCCGTTGCCGAAATTAGCTTCCGCTTGCCGTTGAACGCCCTCGAACGTTGTGGCCAGGCTCTGCCTGTCTTTGCAGTAGCTTAGACCAATGCCGCCGCCACCAGCAGTActcttcagcatcaaggGGAACCCAATTCGCTCGCCTTctttgagagcttcttcCAGTGATGTAAGGAGGGTGTCGCACCCAGGAACAGTGGGAACACCCGCTTCGACTGCAATAGCACGGGCACGATGTTTCAACCCGAGATCAGCCATTTGCTGTGGTGTTGGTCCAATCCATATCATgtctctttcttcaacaGCAGTAGCAAACTCAGCATTCTCAGAGAGGAAGCCGTAGCCAGGGATGATGGCATCAGCTGAAGATTGAACAGCCAACTTCAGTATCTGCTCCATATCCAGATAAGTCTCAGATACTGAAGAACCTTCAAGCTTGAGGGCAAGATCAGCTTTGCTAACGTGTGCGGCATCTGCGTCTATCTCAGAGTAGATGGCAACAGCTCGAAGACCCATTTTGTGTATCGTCTCGATTATACGAACCGCGATTTCGCCACGATTGGCTACAAGAATTGTCGAGATAGCAATCTTACGAACCCCGTTTGTCAAAAACTTGGACCCCTTCTCGAGAAAAGCGTGATAAACTCGCCAGCCGCCGTGGCTGGTGAtgtcaacagcttcatcgaATCCACAAGGCTCGCACACGAACCCCTTTACCCAAGACCCATCTTTGAGTTCGATCGAGCCGATTGCTAGCGGAGGAGTTATTGTGAGCATGAAGCTCGCGAGGGAGGTCTTGGGCAGGTTCCAGACTTCGACCTCAATTTCTGCACCTTCGTCGGTGGGCACTCGCTTCAGACCTGGCTTCTTGGGGCCGGCTGCTATGTTAAGCGAGTATAGCCGATAAGACGATGATGTCTTTGTGACACCCAAGAACCTTCCTCCACGAGTCACTACATCCTTGTTGAGAGGAAAGCCAGTGAGGTGCGCACCAACCACAGCAATGGGGATGTAATTAGACGGGGCCGACGATGCTGCAATGCGAGACTCGCGAGCTCTTACACCAGTCGCACCCAACAACCTTTCTTCGTCACCAAACCACTCGCGAGCCCAAGACAGGAGAAACGGCTCTTGCCAACGAGTCGAGATCAGCGTCACACCAAATGGAAGCCCATCTGGTCTAAAGCCTGCAGGGATAGAGAGCGCCGACCAGTCCAGAAAGTTCACGAAATTGGTATAAGTGCCCAGAATCGAGTTCTCCTCGACCGGgttcttgacaagctcaCCCAGCGTGGGGAATGTCGGAGACGTGGGTACCAAGAGACCATCAAACCGAGCGAATTCCCGCTCAATTTGACGTGTAAGTTCCTGTCGAAGGTACTCACCCTCAAAAACGTCCGCTGCTGAGAGGGATTGGGCTCTGATGATAATCTTTCGCACGACAGGATCCATTTCTTTGGCAGCGGCATTCTCGATAAAGCCCCGGATGGCTTCGTACCGCTCGGCAACCCAAGGACCGTTATACAAGAGCTGCGCAAGTCGAAAGAGGAGGGAGAAGTCCACTGGAACGAGACTCCATCCCAAGGCTTTTGCTTTGGCAAGAG
It encodes:
- a CDS encoding allophanate hydrolase subunit 2-domain-containing protein, giving the protein MTELDTAINGWRSAQIRGDGIERLLSLISIERAANSTTNAWISLASSEQIKAQWTSLQTLCADSMSLPLYGVPFAAKDNINAEGFITTAACPTFSSSPATSDATVVAKLKAAGAILIGKTNLDQFATGLVGTRSPYGAVPNSFDPSRVSGGSSSGSAVVVARSGRVPAGTHGVLPACKSLDCVSIFTLTVGDAETALSVAEGYDIHDAYSRERPDPDIAPYNEFGGSANWFGRDGHSPAYDKALAKAKALGWSLVPLLYNGPWVAERYEAIRGFIENAAAKEMDPVVRKIIIRAQSLSAADVFEGEYLRQELTRQIEREFARFDGLLLVKNPVEENSILGTYTNFVNFLDWSALSIPAGFRPDGLPFEPFLLSWAREWFGDEERLLGATGVRARESRIAASSAPSNYIPIAVDTSSSYRLYSLNIAAGPKKPGLKRVEVWNLPKTSLASFMLTITPPLAIGSIELKDGSWVKGFVCEPCGFDEAVDITSHGGWRVYHAFLEKGSKFLTNGVPNRGEIAVRIIETIHKMGLRAVAIYSEIDADAAHVSKADLALKLEGSSVSETYLDMEQILKLAVQSSADAIIPGYGFLSENAEFATAVEERDMIWIGPTPQQMADLGLKHRARAIAVEAGVPTVPGCDTLLTSLEEALKEGERIGFPLMLKSTAGGGGIGLSYCKDRQSLATTFEGVQRQAEANFGNGGVFIERFIQRARHVEVQVLGDGTGRVIAAGERDCSLQRRHQKVVEESPAILVPESIRAEMRAAAIRLASSVKYRNVGTVEFIYDIDSREFYFLEVNTRLQVEHPVTESVTGLDLVECMINVADGNATHLFDTELKVSGASIEVRVYAESPLQSFRPCAGRITALEFPPSLRVDTWIQLGTEITTAFDPLVAKLIALGSDREEAIENLAKGLAATRIEGVQTNLEYLRQIIASPMFKSGDYTTKSLDSFQFHSSSFEVLQPGALTTVQEYPGRTGYWNIGIPPGGPMDSYSFRLANRLVGNPSDAAGLECTLGGPSLKFHCDAVIAAVGGVAQVTIDDVTVSMNQAIGVEAGQILSIGVIEHGHRVYLAIRGGIEVPVVMGSRATFELGKLGGFGGRKLQARDILAAGPADASVSEAQAISPVPVPTHPKASWTIRVIPGPHGAPDYFTPQSVRALYLSNWKVHHNSNRLGVRLTGPQPEWSRKSGGEAGLHPSNIHDAPYSIGSVSFTGDEAVVLGCDGPSLGGFVMGQVRPGDTIRFDPVDVATAIGLERDLDKAIETLSPLEALEGIPSDEAALVQKLGRIPAAIGTIKHDGQRVTVLQAGDRAFLLEFGDASAFNLRHNFEISAFCENHEKKPIPGVEELTPGVFSLHVTYTRGLSPELMLSRLADHIRSYKVPSQVPSRSVRLPIAFDDSISRAAIERYTATIRPNAPWLPSNIDFLQKLNGIPDLTEVLSAAEFVVLGLGDVFMGSPCAIPLDPRHRLFGTKYNPSRSFTPRGAVGIGGQYMCIYATDSPGGYQLVGRTVEIWDADLVDTEAWFFRRFDRISFYPVTEAALDGTARSELVQISDGVLDLEQYETWLTTNKEDITAAADQQARAISNAPFVDELVLPYQVEPVVNGHSPSLDSSGLRGERVKATMPGRCYKVMVKEGSVVEKGDVLVCIESSKMEVEIRSPVGGKCVAVLVQAGDLIDVEDELVVVE